In Oligoflexia bacterium, the following are encoded in one genomic region:
- the tmk gene encoding dTMP kinase, with the protein MKKATFIVFEGIEGVGKSTQVKLLCDFLQSQGKNVVSTREPGGTPQADEIRKCIVRSGKGSMLPLTELFLIEAARKEHVEKVIKPQLKLADYIICDRYIYSSLAYQGYACGLDLDTVNMLNQLATDNTLPDQVILLDAEPALGIQRSLDRLAQQQKGHREDRFENEALDFHQRVRQGFLSLAKTNELFTTLNANQSISQLHAEILKMLGLKQ; encoded by the coding sequence TTGAAAAAAGCAACGTTTATTGTTTTTGAGGGTATTGAGGGTGTTGGAAAAAGCACCCAGGTTAAATTATTATGTGATTTTCTTCAATCACAAGGAAAAAACGTTGTATCTACCCGCGAGCCTGGAGGCACTCCACAGGCTGATGAAATAAGAAAATGTATTGTTCGTTCTGGTAAAGGCTCTATGTTGCCCTTAACTGAACTTTTTTTAATTGAAGCAGCACGCAAAGAACATGTTGAAAAAGTCATCAAACCTCAATTGAAGCTTGCTGATTACATCATCTGTGATCGTTATATTTATTCATCTTTAGCATATCAAGGTTATGCATGCGGCTTAGACTTAGATACTGTTAATATGCTCAATCAATTGGCAACTGACAATACTCTACCTGATCAAGTGATACTGCTTGATGCTGAACCTGCTTTAGGCATTCAACGTTCTCTTGATCGCTTAGCCCAGCAACAAAAAGGTCATCGTGAAGATCGTTTTGAGAATGAAGCGCTAGATTTTCATCAAAGAGTTAGACAGGGTTTTTTGTCTCTTGCAAAAACCAACGAACTTTTTACAACATTAAATGCCAATCAAAGCATTTCGCAACTGCATGCTGAAATTCTTAAAATGCTTGGGCTCAAGCAATGA
- a CDS encoding septal ring lytic transglycosylase RlpA family protein, whose amino-acid sequence MFIKNQNPNLFKFLLLSLTLFSTACGHRPIQHIEPNAQNSQVGYASWYGPGFHGKKTASGETYNMHKLTAAHKSLPFGSEVKVKRLDTGASVNVIINDRGPFIEGRIIDVSYKAAKKLGLDQDGVSKVRMTVIKGKTEPFVDNTYPNQYWVQLGYFTVHDNAKSFLNKLKKQNISNSLSIVSAPKKRYRVCSGPFSDRALAEQELAKIKSYGHDGLVLHNPKK is encoded by the coding sequence ATGTTCATAAAAAACCAAAATCCAAATTTATTTAAATTCTTACTGCTCAGTTTAACTCTTTTTAGTACCGCTTGCGGACATAGACCAATTCAACATATTGAACCCAATGCTCAGAACAGCCAAGTCGGTTATGCTTCATGGTATGGTCCAGGCTTTCATGGTAAAAAAACTGCTTCAGGTGAGACATACAACATGCATAAGTTAACGGCTGCCCATAAATCTTTGCCTTTTGGTAGCGAGGTTAAGGTTAAACGCTTAGATACAGGCGCATCCGTTAACGTTATTATCAATGATCGAGGTCCTTTTATTGAAGGCAGAATTATTGATGTGTCGTACAAGGCTGCAAAAAAACTAGGCCTTGATCAAGACGGGGTTAGTAAGGTCAGAATGACTGTCATAAAAGGTAAAACCGAGCCTTTTGTTGATAACACCTACCCCAACCAATATTGGGTTCAACTGGGTTATTTTACTGTCCATGACAATGCTAAAAGCTTCTTAAATAAACTAAAAAAACAAAATATTTCCAATAGCTTAAGCATTGTTTCTGCCCCAAAAAAACGTTACAGAGTATGTTCTGGACCATTTTCAGATCGGGCTCTGGCAGAGCAGGAGCTGGCAAAAATAAAATCCTATGGACACGATGGCTTGGTCTTGCATAATCCAAAAAAATAG
- a CDS encoding TatD family hydrolase: MELGPITTPPSFSVIDSHAHLDQDAFKDDVRGAVDRAKNAGVCAMLQIIMGPNKNDIVTSLDLTKQHKDFMFPTLGIHPHDAKLFNFDALQTLKSFFKNYKFYAVGEIGLDYYYENSPKKIQTHCFDQLLNLAKEQSKPICVHTRDAFDDTFVLCKNHDIFNQHGGVIHCFSSNKAEAKKFLDLGAYISFSGIVTFNKAQDVQDAAKYVPMDRILIETDSPFLAPVPFRGKRNEPAYTVKVLDHIAALKGLSRENLARHTFNNTVNLFKLPLQLQ, from the coding sequence ATGGAACTTGGCCCAATAACAACCCCTCCTTCATTTTCAGTTATTGATTCACATGCTCATCTAGATCAAGATGCCTTTAAAGATGATGTTAGAGGTGCTGTTGATCGTGCTAAAAATGCTGGTGTTTGCGCCATGCTTCAAATTATCATGGGTCCCAACAAGAATGATATAGTCACCAGTCTTGATTTGACAAAACAACATAAGGATTTCATGTTTCCAACATTAGGAATTCACCCGCATGATGCTAAACTTTTTAACTTTGACGCGCTACAAACTTTAAAAAGCTTTTTTAAAAATTATAAATTCTATGCTGTTGGTGAAATAGGTTTAGATTATTACTATGAAAACTCTCCTAAAAAGATTCAAACCCATTGTTTTGATCAATTGCTTAACCTTGCAAAAGAACAAAGCAAACCCATCTGTGTTCATACTCGAGATGCTTTTGATGATACCTTTGTCTTGTGTAAAAATCATGATATTTTTAATCAACACGGCGGAGTTATTCATTGTTTTTCTTCTAATAAAGCCGAAGCAAAAAAATTTTTAGACCTTGGGGCTTACATTTCTTTTTCTGGGATTGTTACTTTTAATAAAGCTCAGGATGTACAAGATGCAGCAAAATATGTTCCTATGGATAGAATATTAATTGAAACCGATAGTCCTTTTCTTGCACCCGTGCCTTTTAGAGGAAAACGCAATGAACCGGCATACACTGTAAAAGTATTAGACCATATTGCAGCGTTAAAAGGTTTGAGCAGAGAAAATTTAGCTCGACATACCTTTAATAACACAGTGAACTTGTTTAAGCTTCCGCTACAGCTTCAATAA